A single window of Phycisphaerales bacterium DNA harbors:
- a CDS encoding HAMP domain-containing histidine kinase — translation MSPSTSISDPTVALSMLQVNPEALDWPKRLELARSLFDRVRSESPDSRVEPLAEILAGDPKPEVRQAVARLLHLFEDGTLARLALLLEDDPNAFVRKAAERSLARRRRGQRDAERARRKFQQVQSEYDAITRVHGAMAAERAQAMAERFADIVVGTTAHNLGGVITSLKLKSEALIREVQAAEPDLLRVNSTAHGIAERIAFLERLVRDMSEYSRPLSNERRRERLSGIVEEAHRLAIDARRVDREALASVACSITVPEAITVEVVRYQILMALTNLLKNAYESLADRVGSAQTRQITVIAVARDDEIVIKVADTGAGLDARDLADLREFVPGRTSRKNRGTGYGLPIARRYVAAHGGA, via the coding sequence ATGAGTCCCTCTACCTCAATCTCCGATCCTACGGTCGCACTGTCGATGCTTCAGGTGAACCCGGAGGCGCTGGACTGGCCAAAGCGCCTGGAACTGGCGAGGTCGCTTTTCGATCGCGTTCGTTCGGAAAGCCCCGATTCGCGGGTCGAACCACTGGCGGAGATTCTCGCCGGCGACCCTAAGCCGGAAGTCCGGCAGGCCGTGGCGAGATTGCTCCATCTCTTCGAAGACGGCACGCTGGCGCGGCTGGCATTACTGCTTGAGGACGACCCCAACGCATTTGTTCGCAAGGCCGCGGAGCGAAGCCTGGCGCGACGTCGCCGCGGTCAGCGTGACGCCGAGCGAGCGCGACGAAAATTCCAGCAGGTGCAGAGCGAATACGACGCGATCACCCGCGTGCACGGCGCGATGGCTGCGGAGCGGGCCCAGGCGATGGCGGAACGCTTCGCCGATATTGTCGTGGGGACCACGGCCCACAACCTCGGAGGCGTCATCACATCACTCAAATTGAAGAGCGAAGCCCTGATTCGGGAAGTGCAGGCCGCAGAGCCCGATCTGCTCAGAGTGAATTCCACGGCCCACGGGATCGCCGAGCGGATCGCGTTCCTCGAACGCCTGGTGAGGGACATGAGTGAGTATTCCAGGCCACTCTCGAATGAGCGGCGCCGCGAGCGCCTGTCGGGAATCGTCGAGGAAGCCCATCGCCTGGCCATCGATGCCAGACGCGTGGACCGGGAGGCGCTCGCGTCGGTCGCATGCTCAATCACGGTGCCGGAGGCGATCACCGTCGAGGTGGTGCGCTACCAGATCCTGATGGCGCTGACGAACCTCCTCAAGAATGCCTACGAGTCGCTGGCGGATCGAGTCGGATCAGCGCAAACGCGACAGATCACGGTCATCGCCGTGGCGCGGGACGACGAAATCGTCATCAAGGTTGCCGACACAGGCGCTGGGCTCGATGCGCGGGATCTCGCCGATCTGCGTGAGTTCGTGCCGGGCCGCACGAGCAGAAAGAACCGGGGAACGGGCTATGGCCTTCCCATTGCCCGCCGATACGTGGCAGCGCATGGTGGCGCGC